A stretch of Paenibacillus peoriae DNA encodes these proteins:
- a CDS encoding S1C family serine protease, which produces MDEFKNNNSGRRNDNDQVDTDNVTRQNDSNGSSYYYSYGPFSSVQSDGQRKEGQSVEKDVEITPPQAVRPLPPSYHRAMPEQQDGSGRNGGNWQFKPNKPKSQVKTIFLSFLAGMLVITVLMYTADRTNMFTPETALTSAAAESGETTNSGTTSSTPSAVPAVMPSGTADVQSVVAKAGPAVVKIETLAKQTSGSSGRQSSPYYNDPLYQYFFGNQYGDSGSSGNSNENEGSNSGQLTPLGIGSGFIFDKSGYVLTNNHVVEGASVVQVTVEGTNKPYEAKVLGKNADLDLAVLKIEGKNNFPTVTLGDSDNAKVGEWMVAIGNPEGFEHSVTAGVLSAKERTITINSESTGKPTQYKHLIQTDASINPGNSGGPLLNLQGQVIGMNVAVSADAQGIGFAIPSNTILEVVDKLKNNQPIPKEPVPFIGASLLNLSPEVAKELGTTLTEGSVVRDIIYKSPAYQADLRPYDVIIGANGTPYSTSQELIQFIQKQKVGTALTLNIERAGQKKDVQLKIGNKNDFSSTLQQ; this is translated from the coding sequence ATGGACGAATTTAAAAATAATAACTCCGGACGCCGGAACGACAACGATCAGGTTGATACCGATAACGTAACTCGGCAAAACGATTCGAATGGTTCCTCATATTATTATTCTTACGGCCCTTTTTCTTCAGTTCAATCGGACGGACAACGTAAGGAAGGGCAGTCGGTGGAAAAAGATGTTGAGATCACGCCACCGCAGGCAGTAAGACCCCTTCCTCCCTCATACCATCGTGCTATGCCTGAGCAACAGGATGGTTCGGGTCGAAATGGCGGCAACTGGCAATTCAAACCGAATAAGCCCAAGTCGCAGGTGAAAACAATTTTCTTATCTTTTTTGGCCGGGATGCTGGTCATTACAGTATTGATGTATACAGCTGACCGAACAAATATGTTCACACCCGAGACGGCGTTGACTTCGGCGGCAGCTGAAAGCGGAGAAACGACTAATTCAGGAACAACCAGCTCGACTCCAAGCGCAGTTCCGGCTGTGATGCCTTCAGGTACCGCTGATGTTCAATCTGTTGTGGCTAAGGCTGGACCGGCAGTCGTCAAAATCGAAACGCTTGCCAAACAAACCAGTGGCAGCAGCGGCAGACAAAGTAGCCCTTATTACAATGACCCGCTGTATCAATACTTTTTCGGTAATCAGTATGGTGACAGTGGCAGCAGCGGTAACAGTAATGAAAATGAAGGTAGCAACAGCGGACAGCTGACTCCGCTTGGTATTGGTTCCGGTTTTATTTTTGATAAATCGGGTTACGTCCTAACCAATAACCATGTTGTTGAAGGGGCGAGTGTGGTTCAGGTTACAGTAGAGGGAACTAATAAGCCTTACGAAGCCAAAGTCTTGGGCAAAAATGCTGATCTTGATTTGGCGGTACTTAAAATTGAAGGCAAAAATAACTTTCCGACAGTAACTTTGGGTGACTCCGATAACGCTAAAGTCGGCGAGTGGATGGTCGCAATTGGCAACCCTGAAGGCTTTGAGCATTCGGTAACAGCCGGGGTGCTAAGTGCGAAAGAACGTACGATCACCATTAATAGTGAATCAACTGGAAAACCGACGCAATACAAGCATCTCATTCAGACGGATGCGTCCATTAACCCTGGTAACTCTGGTGGACCGCTGTTAAATCTGCAAGGGCAAGTTATCGGTATGAACGTAGCTGTTAGTGCAGACGCACAGGGAATCGGGTTTGCGATTCCGTCCAATACGATTTTGGAAGTCGTCGATAAGCTGAAAAATAACCAGCCTATCCCTAAAGAACCTGTACCTTTCATTGGTGCAAGTCTGTTAAATTTGAGTCCTGAAGTAGCCAAAGAACTGGGAACAACCCTGACCGAAGGCTCGGTTGTGCGGGATATTATATACAAATCACCAGCTTATCAGGCTGATCTGCGTCCTTACGATGTGATTATCGGAGCCAATGGCACGCCTTATAGCACATCACAAGAGCTGATCCAGTTCATTCAAAAACAAAAAGTGGGTACAGCACTGACGCTTAACATCGAACGAGCTGGGCAGAAAAAAGATGTTCAACTGAAAATTGGCAACAAAAATGACTTTAGCTCGACGCTCCAGCAATAA
- the mqnC gene encoding cyclic dehypoxanthinyl futalosine synthase: MSVIDHILDKALRGERLNLEDTVALFESDEVEKIGHAANKVMNRMHPDPVKTFVIGRNINYTNVCDVYCRFCAFYRRPGSDEGYVLPDEVIFQKIKETQEVGGTEILMQGGVNPNLPFSYYTDLLKGIKERFPDITMHSFSPAEIHKMKEKSGLSMEETIRAIHEAGLDSLPGGGGEILDDRTRRKISRLKGSWRDWMDVMQTAHKVGMNTTATMVIGFGELMEERALHLLRVRDAQDECIENKYNSEGFLAFIPWTFQPDNTNLKKERQTPEEYLKTVAISRLVLDNIKHIQSSWVTMGPEIGKKSLYYGCDDFGSTMIEENVVSAAGATYKVNIESILQLIRETGHIPAQRNTRYDIIRTFDSASSIEHDFIMQN; the protein is encoded by the coding sequence ATGAGTGTAATCGACCATATTTTAGATAAAGCCCTACGCGGCGAACGCCTGAATTTAGAGGATACCGTTGCTTTGTTCGAATCAGACGAGGTAGAAAAAATCGGTCATGCGGCGAATAAAGTCATGAATCGCATGCATCCCGATCCCGTTAAAACCTTCGTTATCGGACGAAATATTAACTATACAAACGTGTGTGACGTATACTGTCGCTTCTGCGCTTTTTATCGTAGACCAGGTTCTGATGAAGGTTATGTTTTGCCGGATGAGGTGATCTTTCAGAAGATCAAGGAAACGCAGGAAGTAGGTGGCACCGAAATTCTAATGCAAGGCGGTGTGAACCCGAATCTGCCGTTCAGTTATTATACCGATTTGCTGAAAGGTATCAAGGAGCGTTTTCCCGATATTACGATGCACTCCTTCTCGCCAGCTGAAATTCACAAAATGAAGGAGAAATCTGGTCTTTCTATGGAAGAAACAATCCGCGCCATTCATGAAGCTGGATTGGATTCGCTTCCGGGCGGAGGTGGAGAAATTTTGGATGACCGCACACGCCGCAAAATTAGCCGTCTCAAAGGCTCTTGGCGTGATTGGATGGATGTCATGCAAACGGCTCATAAGGTTGGGATGAACACGACTGCTACGATGGTTATTGGCTTTGGCGAGTTGATGGAGGAGCGTGCGCTGCATTTGTTGCGTGTTCGTGATGCTCAGGACGAATGCATTGAAAACAAATATAATTCTGAAGGATTTTTGGCCTTTATTCCTTGGACCTTCCAGCCAGACAATACCAACCTGAAGAAGGAACGTCAGACGCCGGAGGAATATCTGAAGACCGTTGCGATCAGTCGTCTTGTATTGGATAACATCAAGCATATTCAATCCTCATGGGTAACTATGGGACCTGAAATCGGTAAAAAATCGTTGTACTACGGTTGCGATGATTTTGGTAGCACCATGATTGAGGAAAACGTAGTTTCCGCTGCAGGCGCAACGTATAAGGTTAACATTGAATCCATTTTACAGTTGATCCGCGAGACGGGTCACATTCCGGCACAGCGTAATACCCGTTATGATATTATTCGTACTTTTGACAGTGCCAGCAGTATTGAACATGATTTTATCATGCAGAATTAA
- a CDS encoding sensor histidine kinase, whose amino-acid sequence MSIRWRLTAWYSSILAIVLVIFGLAIYGLVYYYTYNEVKSQLTTQAPRINKQLLLTIKGGLFEVPNLDLGLVQERGIDDSQLYVQIYNYTSGVTKTTQNMKDLNITFPVPSTATGAVQNEGIRRVNVNGDTFMIYQQPIKSEELGLVVGLLQVGQFTGSQDRLMNRLQNVLVYGSLFALLAAATSGLFLARKSMKPLVKVIEGANQIQSSNDLSVRIEYDGPPDEIGQLIGTVNNMLGRTEVFYKELEDAYGAQRRFVADASHELRTPLTTIRGNVDFLLKMWTTEPGERPNMDEEMIRELSMEALNDMADEGKRMSRLVSDMLSLARADTGKTFDKTPVALEPLVSEVARRAQFLERTAEWNVGDFSLLNGIYMDGSKDYLQQMLFIFIDNAFKYTPEGTVRFDAIVYQGQVGLRISDTGIGMDKSEVPFIFDRFYRADESRGVTEGIGLGLSIAKWIIDEHHGSVEVVTRQGEGTTFVIWLPVSFSAPLE is encoded by the coding sequence ATGTCTATTCGGTGGCGGCTGACAGCTTGGTATTCGAGCATCTTGGCTATAGTGCTTGTCATTTTTGGTCTGGCTATTTACGGACTGGTTTATTATTACACATATAATGAAGTAAAAAGTCAGCTTACGACTCAGGCGCCACGGATTAACAAGCAGCTACTGCTTACAATTAAAGGGGGATTATTTGAAGTCCCCAATCTGGATTTGGGTTTAGTGCAAGAACGTGGAATTGATGATTCACAGCTATATGTACAAATTTACAATTATACATCAGGTGTTACCAAAACCACCCAAAACATGAAAGACCTCAATATCACCTTCCCTGTTCCATCTACAGCGACAGGAGCAGTTCAAAATGAGGGAATCCGGCGTGTGAACGTAAATGGGGATACCTTTATGATTTACCAACAGCCCATTAAGTCCGAGGAGTTGGGCTTGGTAGTCGGGTTGCTACAGGTAGGACAATTCACGGGCTCTCAGGATCGACTCATGAACAGGTTGCAAAATGTGCTTGTATATGGTTCGTTGTTTGCATTACTTGCTGCTGCGACTTCAGGTCTCTTTCTGGCCCGCAAGTCTATGAAGCCGCTGGTCAAGGTAATTGAGGGGGCAAATCAGATTCAATCCAGTAATGATTTGAGTGTTCGGATTGAATATGACGGACCACCAGATGAAATTGGACAATTAATCGGGACAGTTAACAACATGCTGGGGCGTACAGAGGTGTTTTACAAGGAGTTGGAAGATGCGTACGGTGCACAGCGCCGCTTTGTGGCTGATGCTTCCCATGAGCTTCGTACGCCGCTAACGACGATCCGTGGCAACGTTGATTTTTTGCTCAAAATGTGGACTACCGAACCAGGAGAGCGACCGAATATGGATGAAGAGATGATTCGTGAGCTTTCTATGGAGGCATTAAATGACATGGCAGATGAAGGCAAACGGATGAGTCGTTTGGTGAGTGATATGTTGTCACTTGCGAGAGCAGACACAGGGAAAACGTTCGATAAGACTCCCGTTGCGCTGGAACCGCTTGTAAGTGAGGTTGCCCGTCGTGCTCAGTTTTTAGAGCGAACGGCCGAATGGAATGTGGGAGATTTTTCGTTGCTGAATGGTATTTATATGGATGGCAGCAAGGACTATTTGCAGCAAATGCTATTCATTTTTATTGATAATGCATTCAAATATACACCTGAAGGCACAGTCCGATTTGATGCCATAGTTTATCAAGGACAGGTAGGGCTACGGATCAGTGATACGGGCATTGGAATGGACAAGAGTGAGGTTCCCTTTATTTTTGACCGCTTTTACCGGGCAGATGAGTCGCGCGGGGTGACAGAGGGAATTGGATTGGGGCTGTCTATTGCCAAGTGGATTATTGATGAACATCACGGGTCTGTGGAAGTGGTTACGCGTCAAGGAGAAGGAACGACATTTGTCATCTGGCTTCCGGTCAGCTTTTCCGCGCCTTTGGAATAG
- a CDS encoding cation:proton antiporter regulatory subunit — MDIRESILPGIGIKYRIDAESGDRIVIIIHDDGRRELYHFDYEDLEQSISMTTLNDQEARLVASIIGGMTYKPKQLESVEMTFDDFIIEWYRVESHYASVGKSIGELDIRQNSGATVIAIVEKKGMKYVNPGPEVIINDDAIVVVVGERDQQKRFKQILMNGSG, encoded by the coding sequence ATGGATATTCGAGAGTCTATTTTGCCAGGAATCGGGATTAAGTATCGAATAGATGCAGAGAGTGGCGACCGAATTGTCATTATTATTCATGATGATGGCAGGCGTGAGTTGTATCACTTTGATTACGAGGATTTGGAACAAAGTATTTCTATGACAACCCTGAATGATCAGGAAGCACGATTGGTAGCCTCCATCATCGGGGGTATGACATATAAGCCGAAACAGCTTGAAAGTGTAGAAATGACGTTTGACGATTTTATTATCGAATGGTATAGAGTGGAATCTCACTATGCAAGTGTTGGCAAATCCATCGGTGAGCTGGATATTAGACAAAATTCGGGAGCCACTGTTATTGCCATTGTGGAGAAAAAGGGAATGAAATATGTAAATCCTGGTCCTGAAGTGATTATTAACGATGATGCCATTGTAGTTGTTGTTGGGGAACGCGATCAGCAAAAACGCTTTAAACAAATCCTTATGAACGGAAGCGGGTGA
- a CDS encoding cation:proton antiporter, with amino-acid sequence MDHLVFEVGLAIALIAAAGLISSKLRFSVIPFYILIGMAVGPHAMELWHFDFRFIESAPFIDFMGRIGVLFLLFYLGLEFSVGRLIKSGRSIAVGGTIYIGINFTLGLALGFLSGFPVAETLVIAGITTISSSAIAAKVLVDLKRTANAETEMILGIIMFEDVFLAVYISILSGLVLSDSSSLGGVLLSALIALGFMLAVIIIGRKAVPLLNRILRIRSNEVFGLVVFGSLFLVAGFSETIHVAEAIGALLVGLVLAETEHAKRIEHLIVPFRDFFGALFFFSFGLSIDPLSLGGNAIWLALAAVVLTLFGNIWAGMLAGRTASLSPKASANIGLTIVARGEFSIIMANLGKEGGLLDIVQPFAAIYVLILAILGPLLTKQSKPIFNMLNKIFKFKDPRLRKEESNSA; translated from the coding sequence ATGGATCATCTGGTATTTGAGGTTGGATTGGCTATTGCTCTCATCGCTGCAGCCGGACTTATTTCCTCCAAACTGCGCTTCTCGGTCATCCCTTTTTATATCCTGATCGGAATGGCAGTTGGACCGCATGCGATGGAGCTATGGCATTTTGATTTTCGCTTTATCGAAAGCGCCCCTTTTATTGATTTTATGGGAAGAATCGGAGTGCTGTTTCTTCTCTTCTACTTGGGTCTGGAGTTTTCAGTAGGTCGGTTAATTAAATCAGGCCGCTCCATTGCCGTGGGTGGCACCATTTATATTGGCATCAATTTCACACTGGGGCTGGCTCTTGGCTTCCTGAGCGGCTTTCCTGTAGCAGAAACACTGGTTATCGCCGGAATTACAACCATATCATCCAGTGCTATTGCTGCGAAGGTGCTGGTAGATCTCAAGCGGACTGCCAATGCTGAAACTGAAATGATTTTGGGCATTATTATGTTCGAGGATGTTTTCCTCGCCGTATACATCTCCATCCTCTCCGGATTGGTTCTTAGCGATTCATCCTCGCTCGGGGGTGTACTGCTATCAGCGCTAATCGCGCTTGGCTTTATGCTTGCAGTCATTATTATCGGTCGTAAGGCCGTCCCTCTGTTAAATCGGATTCTCCGTATTCGCTCCAATGAGGTATTCGGACTTGTTGTTTTCGGCTCCCTGTTTCTGGTGGCTGGTTTTTCGGAAACGATTCATGTGGCGGAAGCTATCGGCGCCCTGTTAGTCGGTCTCGTACTGGCCGAAACGGAACATGCCAAACGGATCGAGCATTTAATTGTTCCTTTCCGCGATTTCTTTGGCGCTCTGTTCTTTTTCAGCTTTGGGCTATCCATTGATCCACTGTCCCTAGGAGGAAACGCGATATGGCTTGCGCTGGCAGCAGTCGTTCTCACGTTATTTGGGAACATTTGGGCAGGAATGTTGGCTGGGCGTACGGCCTCCTTATCTCCCAAAGCGTCAGCAAATATCGGCCTGACCATTGTGGCACGGGGTGAATTTTCGATTATCATGGCCAACTTGGGTAAAGAAGGTGGTTTACTTGATATTGTTCAACCTTTTGCAGCCATCTATGTACTCATACTGGCCATTCTTGGACCACTTCTCACAAAGCAGTCAAAACCTATTTTTAATATGTTAAACAAAATATTCAAGTTCAAGGACCCCCGCCTACGAAAAGAAGAAAGTAACTCGGCGTAA
- a CDS encoding 3D domain-containing protein yields MRSMLVWKRILGTVLIATCLVLPGNEVYGHKEPVQHKKWQSTPVLAPREEQVITTMTVTATGYTAGYESTGKRPSHPGYGITYSGVKVRRDKNTLSTIAADPKTFPLGSILYIPGYGYGIVADTGSAIKGNKIDLYFKTTRQVYSEWGKKDVDVQIIKKGNGKCTEKMVKSLQKAIETHKTIPTATLDASI; encoded by the coding sequence ATGAGATCCATGTTGGTATGGAAACGGATTTTGGGAACCGTGTTAATCGCAACCTGTCTGGTATTGCCCGGCAATGAAGTTTACGGTCACAAAGAACCGGTCCAGCATAAGAAATGGCAGTCCACACCTGTTTTAGCTCCACGTGAAGAGCAGGTTATTACGACCATGACGGTCACAGCAACAGGATATACAGCAGGCTATGAATCGACTGGCAAACGGCCAAGTCATCCCGGTTACGGTATTACGTATTCCGGTGTAAAAGTGCGTCGTGACAAGAACACGCTGTCTACGATTGCGGCTGATCCCAAAACGTTTCCTTTGGGAAGCATATTGTACATTCCTGGTTATGGATACGGGATTGTAGCAGATACAGGTTCTGCGATTAAGGGCAATAAAATTGATTTGTATTTTAAAACAACCCGGCAGGTGTATTCTGAATGGGGCAAGAAAGATGTGGATGTTCAAATTATAAAAAAAGGTAACGGAAAATGTACGGAAAAGATGGTGAAATCGCTCCAAAAGGCGATAGAAACGCATAAAACCATTCCGACCGCGACACTGGATGCTTCCATATAA
- a CDS encoding putative sporulation protein YtxC: MELFTVWTNTDGDQEPDRFYEVVKSRTKGLHMSRRGFRFTFRQLDNKVAWTCKGTESNSAFESFLPCVYSIMSSAIADYIIEVKEWGLLNLILTKACSLLEKEDTEQIRSMIRSLLNDDGPRGRLKRHGKLTTLLEKDFKELRVINLEGLIQFRLHAYKKELEEIVDYAMEEFWADRQYEEFMGLLKYFVFFQESKVPLVHVLHQGGHNFTILDSAMVPIPTPDADDIIVEMPGIELEMEVEDRIVSTLISISPASIILHTDDEHTPIVRTLLHIFEDKVKLSRFYPGQDVQK; this comes from the coding sequence ATGGAACTGTTTACAGTGTGGACCAATACAGACGGAGATCAGGAACCCGACCGGTTTTACGAAGTGGTCAAAAGTAGAACAAAGGGACTACATATGTCACGGCGCGGATTTCGATTCACTTTCAGACAGCTGGACAACAAAGTGGCATGGACCTGCAAGGGCACAGAAAGCAATTCGGCGTTTGAAAGCTTTCTCCCCTGTGTATACAGCATCATGTCTTCGGCAATAGCGGATTATATTATCGAGGTCAAGGAGTGGGGGCTGCTTAATCTCATTCTCACCAAAGCCTGTTCGCTGCTGGAGAAAGAGGATACAGAGCAAATTCGCAGTATGATTCGTTCACTGTTAAACGATGATGGCCCGAGAGGTCGTTTGAAGCGTCATGGTAAGCTGACCACTCTCCTGGAGAAGGATTTTAAGGAGCTTCGTGTGATCAATTTGGAAGGACTGATTCAATTTAGGCTCCATGCGTATAAAAAAGAGCTTGAAGAAATCGTCGACTATGCCATGGAAGAATTCTGGGCAGATCGGCAATACGAAGAATTTATGGGGTTGCTTAAATATTTTGTTTTTTTTCAGGAAAGCAAAGTTCCGCTCGTACACGTACTTCACCAAGGCGGACATAATTTTACGATTCTGGATAGTGCCATGGTGCCGATACCGACTCCCGATGCAGATGACATCATTGTCGAGATGCCAGGCATTGAACTGGAAATGGAGGTCGAGGATCGAATCGTGAGCACCCTTATTTCGATTTCTCCTGCTTCCATTATATTGCATACAGACGATGAGCACACCCCCATAGTGCGGACACTCCTGCATATTTTTGAAGATAAAGTGAAGCTGAGCAGATTTTATCCAGGTCAGGATGTTCAAAAATAA
- a CDS encoding response regulator transcription factor, giving the protein MRSTILIIDDDEKIVSMLRRGLAFEGYEVLTAANGAEGLNKMLTAEPDVVVLDVMMPQVDGFEVCRRMREGGSTVPVLMLTAKDEVENRVKGLDLGADDYLVKPFALEELLARVRALLRRKTEQQGNNGNRLTFEDLQLDNESREVVRGGKRLELTAKEFELLHLFMQNPKRVLSRDLIMDKIWGYDYSGESNVLEVYIAMLRQKTEQDGGKRLIRTIRGAGYILRGDV; this is encoded by the coding sequence ATGCGTTCTACTATTTTGATCATTGATGACGATGAAAAAATTGTTTCCATGCTACGCAGAGGGCTGGCATTTGAAGGCTATGAAGTGCTGACAGCCGCCAATGGAGCAGAGGGATTAAATAAAATGCTGACAGCTGAGCCTGATGTAGTCGTGCTGGATGTAATGATGCCGCAAGTCGATGGTTTTGAGGTATGCCGTCGCATGCGGGAGGGGGGGAGCACGGTACCTGTCCTAATGCTTACAGCCAAGGATGAGGTTGAGAATCGGGTTAAAGGCTTGGATCTAGGGGCCGATGATTATCTCGTCAAGCCGTTTGCTCTGGAGGAGTTGCTGGCACGAGTGCGAGCGCTTTTGCGGCGTAAAACCGAACAACAGGGCAATAACGGAAATAGACTTACCTTCGAGGATTTACAACTGGATAACGAATCCCGTGAAGTGGTTCGTGGCGGCAAACGCTTGGAACTGACGGCCAAAGAATTTGAACTGCTCCATTTGTTCATGCAAAACCCGAAGCGTGTTCTGTCGCGTGATCTGATTATGGACAAAATTTGGGGCTATGACTATAGCGGAGAATCGAATGTGCTCGAAGTATATATTGCCATGCTACGACAAAAAACGGAGCAGGATGGCGGTAAACGTCTCATTCGTACAATTCGGGGAGCTGGCTACATTTTAAGAGGTGATGTGTAA
- a CDS encoding YitT family protein produces MKPASEDASRFPVFYTVIGGITASVGLELFLHPHDMIAGGVTGISRLMSLYTQEHFGLLLFVLNLPLMLLYSLSTHKPMLLRALPGLFAFSGSAIILSPFPAVSGHPVVCALGGGICIGLGAGLAARHGGLLDSLGLNEPGDGRPSTLLLTHRKIPLIQIVMLCNGLLLITAGFVLGWEPALYSALSCLAAYETTRLMFTGLTRMVCVVSKKQPTVEDAIYRRLRIHSTPVEGSAQIEGKIKSESEDKKEQMVIVYSVHLLDLQRFKAVIQMADPQAEIMYMKRWKA; encoded by the coding sequence GTGAAGCCCGCTTCAGAAGATGCGAGCAGGTTCCCTGTCTTTTATACGGTGATTGGCGGAATTACGGCATCCGTCGGTCTGGAATTGTTTTTGCATCCGCATGATATGATCGCTGGAGGCGTCACGGGGATCTCCAGACTCATGTCGCTTTATACACAAGAGCATTTTGGGTTATTGCTATTCGTTTTGAACTTGCCACTCATGCTGCTGTATTCTTTATCCACTCACAAACCCATGCTGCTCCGTGCACTACCCGGCTTGTTCGCCTTTTCAGGCTCAGCCATCATTCTTTCGCCTTTTCCGGCAGTGAGCGGCCATCCGGTCGTATGTGCTTTGGGCGGCGGAATCTGTATCGGTCTTGGCGCAGGACTGGCAGCTCGTCACGGTGGTCTGCTTGATTCACTAGGACTTAACGAACCAGGCGATGGCCGTCCATCCACATTGTTGCTAACACACCGCAAGATTCCGTTAATACAGATTGTTATGCTATGTAACGGTCTGCTGCTCATTACAGCTGGCTTTGTGCTAGGCTGGGAGCCAGCTCTATATTCAGCCTTATCCTGCCTCGCCGCCTACGAAACGACCCGGCTGATGTTTACCGGTCTGACGCGTATGGTTTGTGTTGTCAGCAAGAAGCAGCCAACCGTCGAGGATGCTATATATCGCAGGTTGCGTATACACAGCACGCCTGTTGAAGGCTCTGCCCAGATAGAGGGCAAGATCAAAAGCGAATCTGAGGATAAAAAAGAACAAATGGTCATCGTTTACAGCGTTCATCTGTTGGATTTGCAGCGCTTTAAGGCAGTCATCCAAATGGCAGACCCGCAAGCTGAGATCATGTATATGAAACGATGGAAAGCATAG
- a CDS encoding 4-hydroxy-3-methylbut-2-enyl diphosphate reductase — protein sequence MEVLRISPRGYCYGVVDAMVLARQAARNLDLPRPIYILGMIVHNSHVTNSFEDEGIITLDGPNRMEILSQVESGTVIFTAHGVSPEVRKLARDKGLTTVDATCPDVTKTHDLIREKSAEGYQIVYIGKKNHPEPEGAIGIAPNHVHLIEKEEEIDSLTLPAGKILITNQTTMSQWDIKHIMKKLLEKFPGAEIHNEICLATQVRQEAVAEQAGQADLVIVVGDPRSNNSNRLAQVSEEIAGTTAYRISDVTELKREWLEGVAKVAVTSGASTPTLITKEVITYLEQYDAANPDTWEIQRTIDMKKLLPPVREKSKTMK from the coding sequence TTGGAAGTACTCAGAATTTCGCCCCGGGGTTACTGCTACGGCGTAGTCGATGCCATGGTATTGGCTCGTCAGGCAGCCAGAAATCTGGACTTACCCCGGCCTATTTATATATTGGGCATGATCGTGCATAACAGTCATGTCACGAATTCCTTTGAAGACGAAGGGATTATTACACTGGACGGCCCGAACCGTATGGAGATTTTAAGCCAGGTAGAGAGCGGCACTGTTATCTTTACTGCTCATGGCGTATCACCAGAGGTACGCAAGTTGGCACGAGACAAGGGGCTGACTACGGTAGACGCGACTTGCCCTGACGTCACAAAAACGCATGATCTGATTCGGGAGAAGTCTGCCGAAGGCTACCAGATTGTTTATATTGGCAAAAAGAATCATCCAGAGCCGGAGGGAGCTATCGGTATTGCTCCTAACCATGTTCATCTGATTGAAAAGGAAGAAGAGATCGACAGTCTTACGTTGCCAGCTGGCAAAATCCTTATCACGAATCAGACGACCATGAGCCAATGGGACATCAAGCACATTATGAAGAAGCTGCTGGAGAAGTTCCCGGGTGCTGAGATACACAATGAAATCTGTTTGGCGACGCAGGTACGTCAGGAAGCGGTAGCTGAGCAAGCTGGACAGGCGGATCTGGTGATCGTTGTCGGTGATCCACGCAGTAACAATTCAAACCGATTGGCTCAGGTGTCGGAGGAAATTGCTGGTACAACAGCTTATCGTATTTCTGATGTAACCGAGCTGAAGAGAGAGTGGCTTGAGGGCGTAGCCAAAGTGGCTGTGACTTCTGGGGCTTCAACGCCGACACTGATTACCAAAGAGGTTATTACGTATTTGGAGCAGTATGATGCGGCTAACCCGGATACGTGGGAGATTCAGCGAACCATAGATATGAAAAAACTGCTGCCTCCTGTACGAGAGAAGTCAAAAACGATGAAATAG